The segment GGTAATGGTGCGGGCGcgcgctcacacacacacacacacacacacacacacccctctgGCTATAAGGGGTCAAAACTAACAACTTGCAATGAAATGCAGTTTTGGTGatacaaatataataattagAAGTTCTTGGTTAGATTATCATAGATATAATGTTACTTTTGATCCTGCAATGTGGACTTAAGagttttattgtgatattttttggTGCTATTGCTGGGTTGCAGAATAACATGTGAAATTCAGACGGGGGTCAGGAAGTTTATTTCTCCATTTCAAAACAGAGCAAGATTAATCACAGCGAGTATCTAATGCCCCGCATGGGCTGACACAGACGAGGCATCTTGGAAAACATACACGTATATTTAGGATATGATCCATATTGTCTCGGGGAAAATAAAGAGACTTGTCATATAATCTCGAGGATTTCTTTGATCAGGTTAGAGCAACCATTTTGGATTCTTTTGATCCTAAATGGTTGAAACTTAATAACTGCATGCTTCCAGGCTTTTGTAAACTTGCTTTTGGCTCATCGTATAATATGAAGTCTGCAGCACCAGATAGTTGGTTTATGTCGACCACCTCAACGCCGGGTAAATCCTCAAGATTATATAACGAGTCTTTTTTGCAGAGACAATATGGACCGTATTGTAAATATACGCATATATGCCTCGTCTGTTCCAGCCTGTTTAGGGCATCAGCGTTCTCTCTGTGATCCGTTAGAtaactgtatggctgtgactgcatggcacagcaTTCATTGTACCACAGACATAAATGTCGTtcttgaaaaatattcccatttACAACAGGATGAAACTTTTCTCTTGATAACTCAGGCATGCACGTAGCTTTCTGCTCTGCTCACTCTGCAGCACATTCAGTGTTTGACTGGGGCTCCTACCTGACGACTGAAGCAGCGCTGGCTGCTCCCGTCTCCGGCTTCGCGCACGTGAGTCTACCTTACCACGTCCTGCAAGTTACACACATTATGTCCTGTGTTGCTTTTAAGAACCGATTGGTTAAATATAGAGAACGTCTTCAGGTTGAAAATGCTGCTCAGACTACGTGTTGCTGCAGAGAAGAGAAAAGTGACCAGAAATGGATTATGGGTAGTTGTGAGCTCGTGTTGCGCATGAAGAAGGTGGCTCACGATCTTCCCCTCTGCAGGCTCCACTCAGCTCTGACTGGGATGATGTGGTCGTCGGGATGAAGGTGGAGGTCCTCAACACCAACGCTGTCCTGTCCAATAAAGTCTACTGGATTGCTACTGTTCTTCAGGTCGCAGGTTTGTAAAggttttctgcttatttttcaATTAATGTGCCGTCAAACCACGAGAGTTGTACTTTTTAATACCTgctaacaaatgtgtttttgtcaatTCTAAAATGTGGTgtagatgatgatgatgatgatgaaactTCATACATTTATCATCTCTGTATAACCAATATACACTTGTATGCAAAacatattcacaccctttgaacatttccatattttgacacattacaaccacaaacatgaatatatttcaGTGGAACTTTATaggaaagaccaacacaaagggGCGCACAATTGTGGAATTAGTAAGAAAAGTAAACGTGactcaaaacattgtttataacaaactgaaaagtgctgctcctcctccactctgctccttcagactagccaacagcaattagcaaacacctggtggatctgCTCATCAGtggagctcattataggagctgcttctcagtgaaacactggtaaCAATGTCGTGagagggttaatagaggagccatacTATGATTAggttcagaaagagcaggagtttcttaaagagacagatgcccaaTTTTAAGGCGTTAAATTGCATAGTCAGATTTCctttcatatttgatatatctagcatttttttaacaactgaagtaaacatagttacttgattgtgctataaaatggcaccggGTACctgaaaaaacataatactgcccctatTTGTgcttttggttgtttggtttttatttacattttatttagtttttggttgtttgaatatttaaaatatcttccagatCCAGTGCAAAGTGttctttaagaaattaaaagtttattggtctGCATTATCAGTGCAGGCTGCTACTTGAAGAAAATGGTCTCAATGCATCGCCTaccaaaatttgttattgtgacagttCTCTTATGAAAGCCACGGAAATTTGGGGTTGTAGCGAGACGGAATATGAAAACCTTCACGCCGCATCCCGAGCTGCTCTGTaatgttttgtgcttttaactCCGTCCTCCGCTCGCCTGTCTGCAGGCTACAAAGCTCTGCTTCGATACGAAGGCTACGAACACGACAGCAGCCATGACTTCTGGTGCAGCATAGTGTCGGGGGAGCTGAACCCGATCGGGTGGTGCTCCATGACCAGCAAGCTGCTGGTGCCGCCGCAAGGTGAGCtcctgcttttttccccttttcccaGATTTGAATCTTGGCTAACCGTAAAACGACGCGCGAGAAAACCACGTTCCCTAccggaaaaaacaaacaaacaaaaaactcgTCCGTTTTACAGATGCGAAGAATATCTCCGACTGGAAATTGTATCTGATGAAGAAGCTGGTGGGCTCCACCACTCTGCCCGTCGACTTCTACGTGAAGGTAGACGTTTCGCTGTTTTTGACGCGTTTCCTCTTCCCCGGAAGACGAAACTGGAGCcgaactgtttgtttttggcttCGTCAGCTGGCGGAGAGCATGAAGCCCTCGTTCAGGGTCGGCACACGCGTGGAGGTGGTGGACCCCAAACACGTGAGCCGCACCCGCCTGGCCGTCGTCGACGCCGTCGTCGGCGGCCGTCTCCGGCTGGTGTACGCTGACCAGAGCGACGTCCCCGACAACGTGGTCTTCGACTTCTGGTGCCACATGTGGAGTCCTCTTGTCCACCCGCTGGGCTGGTCCAAGACCGTGGGTCACACCATTAAAGCATATGGTGAGTTCAAAAGCGGGGAAAAACAtgggattatttatttatttttcatactgAGTGTTGAGCTTTATCTATAAATGTCATGTGtttgaaagttttcttttcGTTCTTTTTACATGTTCATGGGGAGCTGCatttggattattattattgttatcgCTGCATATTAATGAATTCTTGTCACAATGGAGATCTTAACAGACCATAATGGCATATCACTGCACTGCTGTGGCGGTTTCCGCTAAGATTGCCATTTCTTATTTCCACTTTGTTGTGTATTGCGTGTAAAGTTAGAAACAACTCAGTcatggaaacataaaaaaaaactgttcatttgACTTGTGGATAATAGCTTACAAtagtgaagtttttttttcttcttatttttactgTCAGTTACTCAGTTGTCTTGTTTATAGGAAGCAACATGGAAGCTTCAAGCAACCCAAAGGGAAACAGTGAAAATATGTTCCAGGGCCTCTTTAAAAAGGTAAGCTGCATCTCTAATGCTAAAATGTTTGACTCCTGTCTCACATTCTGTAAAGAGGTGGCATCCcaactttggaaaaaataaataaataagaaaaatactaTAACCTAgcatcacaaaaaatatattgtgaatAATATTTACCTGTTAAACTCATCATGGATCcggtaaatattttattaaaacaaataaggtTATCGGATGTCTAAAGCATAGCAGATGTTTAACTTGAAAAGCCAGTGTGCTTTAGTCAAATTCAGTTTGCAACACATTCTTTATTTAGgctaaattaaagaaaaaaagttttgaaagcACTTATGATAAAtcaaaagcagatttgggtgCAACAAAGTCTGCTTTGGAGTAAAATTCATTAGATAAATGTGATCCTTTTAAGATTAAAGCGAACTCTGAAAACATTCTTTATTAAAGGACCGACACGTtgtgttctttttgtttcccaTTGTAAGAAAGTTAAAACTTGTGTGTAACAATTTTGCcctaattattaataaaatatctgaCTCAACCAGCTGGGCTGGGGAAACTTGGAGATTcctactttaaaatgtttgtgctgctttaaCTCACCACTAGTTGGCGGTGTTTTCCTGCCTTTGGTTATGTTTTGTAgggtttcccccccccccataaACTTGTGTCTTCTAAAGGTTTACTTGCTTGGATGATTTCAGCTGTTCTAGTTTCAAATTGTCAGATGTAAAAGAATCTTAAATTCTTGTTTGtatgaattgaaaatgttttcgtGCGACCTGCAGCCCAGGATCGTCTACATGGGGGAGGGATTCTTTGAGGAGGGAATGAAGCTGGAAGCCATTGATCCTCTGAATCTAGGAAACATCTGTGTCGCCACTGTTCACAAGGTAACAAagctttattagtttttctgtttggggGTGGCACTCGCGTCTGATTGGTCAGCTCTGCCTTCATCAGAATCAATACCTCTGCCTTGTACCTGGTCATCTGCAGGTGCTGCTGGACGGTTACCTCATGGTGGGCATCGACGGGACAGAGCTGAACAACGGCGCCGACTGGTTCTGCTACCACGCCTCCTCCCACGCCATACTGCCCATCAACTTCTGTAAAAGGAACGACATCACCCTCACCGTGCCCCGAGGTGATGGTCTGCTGCCTCATCAGCGCTCCAAACGAGTCGTTCTCCTGCGGATTGTGATTCATCAGCTTGTGGTTTTATCAAGAAACGTGATCCGTGTCTGTGTCCTGGCAGGTTCTGATCCTCAGACTTTCACCTGGGACAAATATCTGCAGGAGACAAAAGCAACGGCTGCACCAGCACGACTGTTTAACACTGTGAGTTCTGCTTTGGGAGGCAGAAGTCTGAATTTGGTCCTTGTTATATGACGGTTTGAACAGAGATGGACTAAACCACCCAGGATTACAAACTACCTTGAAAACGTCAGTTTATTGCAGGTTTTACATGGTTCACTGTTTTAAacaggcagtattatgtaaaattgactttttttcttttctttttttttttttactttatatcatgctatgttattccctcatcagaagcatacctggagtgttgccttgattctttcatgcatgtttgagaaatcctttcaactccatggcaaccattaatCTGTGCAAAAgtcctggttggacctagccccaccttctctgagctgcagtttccaagtttccgcctcacagagcagcccctCCCCTGTTtgtccctcactcagctccttcagactagccagcagcaattagcaaacacctggtggaactgctcatctactgagctcattataggagctacttctcagtgcaacgctggtaaaaacgttgtcaaagggtcaatagaggagccatgttgtgatgacttcctgaaggcggagtttcagaaggagcaggagcttcttaaagagacagagacccaatttcaaggtgctaaaatacaaagtcagatttcttctgGGTTATGTTTGACATGCAACATCTTTATAACAGATAATATACAGTAGTTacatgattgtgctataaaataggcctagaaaatacataatactgcctttttaacacacctgattcaGATGACTACAGTTTAGTGAAAGCCTGTTTATCAGCCACCAATTGTAATGAGGCTTGTTGAATCAGGACGGCTAAAATGTTCAGTTACTAGAGATATGCCTCGTAACGATTCGGAGCTGATACTGCAGCAAAATCCTAAGAGGAGCTGAATAAAAATCCTCTGCCCAGTTTCTCCACTGAAGAAAAACGTCCCCACAGCcttatgctgccaccactgtgttttaCCAGAGGTGCAGCTTAGATTCAATAACTGTTGAACAGTTGTCGTCAGTAATGAGAAGGATtatgaagttgttttaaaaaatgtttgtcccATTTAGGCTGCAGATCCTGGTAGCTCTGTTTTCTTGTTAGGCCACTTCTGAATCCAGTTTGTTGTGCTGGACTTTATTTCGGGATGTCAGAGTAACTGGGggcagaataaaaatgtaaacaagtcatcatttttctttccatttgacAATTCGTCACTTTAAATTCCAATAAGTTTGAGGAAAAGTTTTACTGGTGTAAATATTATAAACCATCACACCTtgtggtgttttttgttgtttgtttctggttgtttttcctCAGGACAACCCAGGCCACGGTTTCTCCCCCAACATGAAGCTGGAGGCCGTGGACCTGATGGAGCCGCGGCTGGTGTGCGTCGCCACGGTGAAGCGCTGCGTGGGCCGCCTCCTGCTGATCCACTTCGACGGCTGGGAGGACGAGTTCGACCAGTGGGTAGACCACCAGTCTCCGGACATCTACCCCGTCGGATGGTGCGAGCTGGTGGGCTACCAGCTGCAGCCGCCTCCAGGACTCGGTGAAAACATCTGgagagcttttctttttagtttttagcttttatttttaaccccATCTCAGCGGTGTGTTGGATAAtggaatgattttgtttttgttttccagcacaTTTGACTGAAAACCACTCGGCGCAGTACAAGAAGCCCAAACCCATCGTGCACGGCAGAAAGAGTACGTGAAACGTTTCCCCACTACACGCCAGGGTCACaatagttttggatttttttcattagatTTATTAATTACCCCATCAATAAATCTAATAGTGTGTTTTCTagttattattagttaaatGTTGCTTAGTTTTTAATTAGACTTAgtagtatatatttttttttgcattaaaatttttttgtgcagtatTCAAAAAGGTCTAATCATGTACTTGTGATCGTGGGagttacaaaaatattctgtttgggatcaataaagtatttttgaattgaatttattgTTGACCATAAATTAGACGCAGGTTGACTTTTCGGCTAACAAAAATCCATAATTCTGCTCCAGCgtgtttttgctttgtgttttataaaatatttaaatttcctcACAAATTACAGATTCAtctgctttattttcctttatttttttattctattcccTGCTTCAGGAAGAAAGTACGGTAGGAAGCGGATGATCCAGGAACAAGCGAGCGACGCCTCTAACGAGCTGCCAGAAAGTTCTCAGAGTAGTCAGCCGGAGATCCCAGCCATCAAAACTGAAGCGGAGGAACAAGAGAGTGAGTGACCGGTTGTCAGATCCGTCACTTATACATTTCAAACAACCGGCTGAACGAGGTTTGTCTCTGCAGTCGCCCCGGTCCAGGTGAAAGTGGAGGAGATGGAGACTCCTATCGAGAATCCTCACAAGACTCGGCAAGCCTCACTGAGACCCGTAAAGCAGGAGAAGACGGAGCAGCAGACGGAGTCGATGCGGACCGACAGAGAGGAGGTTGGATCTCCGAAGGAAAACTTCAGAGAAACTACCGTtcagagtgaaaacaaaaacccagaTCAAGAAGGCTTGAAGGCCGGGAGTCGAGAAAACGACAGCAGCCAGAATGAGATGTGGGAGAGCAACACTGAGCAGGACCGGGCCGGAGAAACTGAGGACATAGACGTATGAGAGGGAGAGGCTTTCACAGACAATGAAAACCTCACAAGTTTAGaacaaaatattagttttgATAAATATGTCAATGTCAATCACATCGTGTAGAGTTTAGGAACTACCTCCCTTTGACCATGTTAAAAGCATGATGGATAACTTTGGCTGTAATGAtggttcttttttatttacttctgttttaCTTTGTCTTCTGCAAATCACTTTTGTCTAAATTTCCTATCAGTTACAAATAAACCAGCTGATTTGCTGTCGTCTTTTGTGGAAGTAATACCAGATAAGTTTGTGTTTATGGGTCTGGAGCAAAAGCCGCAAAGCCAAGATGGAGTCATTTAGCTTATCCAGACAGAAACAAGCTAAGCTATTGAGCATATTAGATTAGAGTTTAATGACAATTAGTTAAAAGTTTCAAACCTTTGTCAGGATATTaatacagaattttattttgaaacaaagaacTGTCTGACATAAGTGGGGGATTTTCAACTTGTGAGAAACTGGATTAAAAATGCATGTGGTTTGATTTTAGCACCAAATTTCCAACAAAAACGTTTAGATCAACCATATTGcttatatttaaaacagaaaatacagtaCTGTAAAATTGAATAGATtagaacaggggtgtcaaactccagtcctcaagggccgctgtcctgcaacttttagatgtgcctctactgcaccacctgaatagaataattagatcattaaggctctggagaactgatctacacaaggaggaggttattaagccattttattccagtgttttgtacttgtggcacatctaaaaactgcaggacagcggccctcgaggactggagtttgacacctgtggatTAGAATATACTTTGTCTCCAAAGGGAAATATGTCTTTGGCAAAGTGCTACACAGTTATAGGAAAAAACAGAACGAAAACCAACACAGCAAGTAGACGGTGCAATGTAAGTACTAAAGTAATATGTTGCGTCATCTagaacactttattttttaatgtacagacagagacaaaaatgCAGCATCAACACCTGCTaagttattttcaattaaatgtgCTTGTTGCAAACTGCCTAAAAGTGTCCCTGCATGCGCAGTAGAGaacatagacacacacacgtCTAGATGGCaacggtggagcatagcttGTGATTTTACTAttaacttaatcctcattatcgGATGTCCACCATGGTGGTGTATTTTGGGgtttctttttatgtgtgaTGGGATCTGGATTGTCTGTTCAACTtgttgaatattaattaaactGCATAAAAATTAGATGCGACAGAGTAACCCACGTCGATGTCATTTAAATAGAATACGACAGAATATTTTTGACGGAGTCAGTTCAAATGTACGACAACAAAAAAGTCTAGCGCAACTTCTGGTTTGCGCATGCCCTGGCCCTTCGTCTACCATGGCGACAAATAACACTGACAGGGGCCCTGCATAACCTCTTGTGCTCCTTTTCCGTGCCAGTGGCCTTATGTGGAAGACTTTCTCCACCCGAACATGCCTTGAACACGTAGACATCTTTGACCTTTCGGCCCTTCACCTCAGGGGGATTAGCGCAAGTGGCTCTCACCTTGAGATTAACCTTCTCAATCCACCTAGATGAAAGAGAGGAACAGATAATGTCTAAGTTCTCCATTAGCAATGCCAAAATGTCTGCCAATGGGATATCTTTAAGTCAAAGGAGCTGCTTACAGGCGTAGCGGCAGTAGAGGGCAGTCGCACATCAGAGGGTTGTCGGCCAGGTTGATGACTTCCAGGGATGCAAGTTGATGGAAATCGGGCACCTCTTCTAACTTATTACCTTCCAGAAACAGACTCCTTAACCTTGGACCCACACCAACTAGGGAGTTCTCAGACATCTGCGGTTTGGAAAACATCATCAGAAAGCATTTTTGTGCACTTGGTTAAGCTCTTTTGGGGAGAAGCTCACCTTCTCCAGCCTCATCTTATCCAGATACAGGTCCTTCAGAGATCCGTCCAGCGGTTTAAAAGCGTTCGGGCCCACCCAGCGGATCAAATTACCGGACAGCCTGAGGTCCTCAATGTTCCTTGCCTTGCTCAGTGCCTCGGTGGGCACCTCCTTCAGCTTGTTTCCCCCCAGGTAGAGCTTTTCTAGACCACTGGCCTGATCCAAAGCCCTGGGTGAAATGTTCCCGATGTTGTTTCCAGTGAGGTAAAGAGCTCTGAGACCCAAAGCTCCAGTCAGAATACCAGCCTCCAACTTGGTGATGGCATTGTTCTCCAAGTGAAGTGCTAGCAGACTAGGCACCAATTTAAAGGCTCCTTTGGGGAAATCAGCAAAGCGATTCTTCTCCAGGTGGAGGTAAGTCAGCTGCGGCAGACCTGTGGATTCAGAAGATTAACCAAGCTTGTAATTATTGAAAGAATAAAccttatagatttttttcctcataaaaaGCACCTTTAAAGGCTTCAGGACTGAGGGACGTGAGGTCGTTCTCGGACAGGTAGAGGTATATCAGTCCCTTCATACCGCTGAAAGCCCCGACCTCCACATCCACAATCTTGCAGCGCTGCAAGTGCAGTGATACCACCTGGGCCACACCGGGGAAACTGTTGCTGGGAATGTAGTGGAAGTTATTGCCTCGCATGTCAAGAAGACGTGTCTCGGGAGAGAAACCTCGAGGCACTTTGGTGTGGCCGCGGTTCTCGCATGAAGAGTGGTGTGTCTCTGCCTGCTGGCAAACAGTTTCAGAAGTATTATTGGTAAAGACTCAAAGAcccacacagacaaacacaactACTAGTTTAATCTATCCATAAGCTGATTTTCTGTTGGTCTCATGACAGGTAGGGTAGGTTACCAGTTTACGCAAAACTAAGCGTAAATGCCTCAAACCAGCTGTCCACCAAGGTGGTGGAGGGATGATGCTTTTGACTCATTTTGAAGCCCTCCTGATCTGGGAAACAAACAAGCATGGAGTTTGCCACGAACTCTGTACGTAAATCAAATTGTTGTAGAGTCAAATGTGAAGCCATCTGTCTGATAGTTAGAGGTTTGCCCAAACGTGAGGGACACCCTAAGTTCTACACCTAAATCACATCAATGTAGCCAAAGTGCAACTGAAGTGACTGAAACACATCGAGGCCTTTATAACCGACGACACCTCAAAGTCCACAACCAAGTAAGACAGGACAATGGTTTTAAGGTATTGCTGCTGAACTTGGTTCAAGGTCCAGATGATCTAGTTTTCATAAAAACCTTAGAAATATAAGaatgtgctttctttttctgcatAACCTGTACTTGCTCTCTGGTATACTGAATCACAAGAGAGGGCAagacaaatttgaaaaagaaaaaaaaacaaagcaaaacttgAAACCTCTCATTAATCCATCCAATCCCCTTAAGTAATCCAGTCACCTCACAGACACAGTTGGCAGGACATTTGATCTTGTTTTCTGGCTCTTGGGTGGGTGGTGGAGTGATCCTGGTTGCTTCCTcaaactctgccttcagcatGGCTTCCTGGCTCTGGCAGCGCAGCTCTTTAGGGTAGACAGCCTCCAGGCTCTCCCCTGAAAGATGGGCCGGTCCTCCACACGTCCCCAGCAGCTTCACTTTGCGATAGATTGCCCACTCTCTGCAAGatggtcaaaaataaaaaaataaacatccctGTGGTTGATTAAAAACCAGCCAGTGAGTTTAGCTGCACCTGAGTGGACGCAAGTAGCAGTTGCAGTTGATGGGGTTCCCAGCCAGGCTGAGACGTGCCAGCTTGGGTGAGCCTTCAGAAAAGGGCTGAAGGACACGCAGCTGGTTATGGCTGATGTCCAGGTGTACAAGGTTGGGAGATTTCGATACAGCGGTGTTGACCAGGTCCTGCAGGGACATGTGGTCCAGGAAGAGGTGTGTCAGCTTTGCCATGGACACTGCGTTCTCTCCCAGATATGTCATGGGGTTATAGCTAAGGTCCAGACGAGTCACCTCTGGCAGCCTGGACACAGGAAGGAAGAGATGTGGAGAAGAAGAGGGAAACATCAGGATTTAAACATGTATGTTACTGCAGTGGATCTGCTGTCTGGTATCTCCTTTGGAGGATTGTCTAAGCTCCCTCCCCACTGAAAGCAGAGGTCATCTCTCCGAGCATCCTTACCTTGTCATGGTTTCAGTTGGAAAAAACTGCAGCTCGTTGTGGTCTAGGCTGAGTCGGTTGAGCGTGAACAAGCCAGCGAACGCCTCAGTGTCCAGGTAATTCAGAGAATTGTGACTGAGACGAAGCCACTTGATGTTCTGCAAGCCCTTGAAGGATGAACATTTGCTTGTATCAACGATAATGACTACAAGAGGCGCTTGTAGTCTATTTTCTGATTGGTGTGTGCGCAGTTTTCCCTTTCGGGAAATTTTTGTGATTGTGTACCTGGAAGGCCAGGTGGGGCATGTAGACCAGCTGGTTGTGGGTGACAGAGAGAAGGTTGAGGAAGCCCAGCTGAGAGAACGCTCCAGGCTTTATCTCTTCCACACGGTTATGGTCGATGAACAGCTCCTTCAGCGAGGAAAGGCCATCAAAAGATTCCTAGACTCAAAGGACATAAACCATAGTTTTACCCACTTTGCCCTAAAAACATAAGTATTATTTTGAATCTGATCTGACTATTGATCAACTGTATTCAATTCTGAATTCAtgaactggatttttttttttttgaaagtggATCTAAATTGGACTTGTCTAATCAATGGCATTTGTTGAAGAATGGTGGTGAATTTATGGCATGAAGAATGGCAGCAACTCAAAAGGGAGAAATTGGGACAGCATAGCTTATAGCTGTATCTGTGACTTTCTGATCACCTGGTAGAGGATCTCTATGTTGTTGTAGGCCAGGTTAAGGAAGACCAGGCGGCCAAGGCCACGGAAAGCCCCCTCCTTAACTCTCCGGATGTTACACCTCGGCAGCCAAAGGTGAGTCAGATAGGGAGTGTGTTTAAAAGCTCCTGAGGGAAGTTCTTGGATGTCACTGCCTCGGAGATCCAGCTTCACGGTTATCTAGAGCAAAACACATCGCAGCTGTAGCCTTACAGTTCAGTGACAAACTGTATGTGTAGAAACCctgatgagtgtgtgtgtg is part of the Xiphophorus couchianus chromosome 10, X_couchianus-1.0, whole genome shotgun sequence genome and harbors:
- the l3mbtl2 gene encoding lethal(3)malignant brain tumor-like protein 2 isoform X2, translated to MPYHCVAYGCGKTVEDGVTLFRFPKDPDEFRKWEKQVQRTRVKWVATSFSHLCSEHFGKEYFEDKMPSGTLKLRPGAAPTVFVRPHCSSCGGVGCKQCLPSIQRRASAAETAERKNNGEHKGKEDDDKNIRKEECVPKVRVIRREKARSDGPLICEMCGTTGTFSTFFSKSKRFCSLSCSRSYSSNSKRSSILARLQGRPPSKKATVLNRMNKTSPTAGVEAHSVFDWGSYLTTEAALAAPVSGFAHAPLSSDWDDVVVGMKVEVLNTNAVLSNKVYWIATVLQVAGYKALLRYEGYEHDSSHDFWCSIVSGELNPIGWCSMTSKLLVPPQDAKNISDWKLYLMKKLVGSTTLPVDFYVKLAESMKPSFRVGTRVEVVDPKHVSRTRLAVVDAVVGGRLRLVYADQSDVPDNVVFDFWCHMWSPLVHPLGWSKTVGHTIKAYGSNMEASSNPKGNSENMFQGLFKKPRIVYMGEGFFEEGMKLEAIDPLNLGNICVATVHKVLLDGYLMVGIDGTELNNGADWFCYHASSHAILPINFCKRNDITLTVPRGSDPQTFTWDKYLQETKATAAPARLFNTDNPGHGFSPNMKLEAVDLMEPRLVCVATVKRCVGRLLLIHFDGWEDEFDQWVDHQSPDIYPVGWCELVGYQLQPPPGLAHLTENHSAQYKKPKPIVHGRKRRKYGRKRMIQEQASDASNELPESSQSSQPEIPAIKTEAEEQEIAPVQVKVEEMETPIENPHKTRQASLRPVKQEKTEQQTESMRTDREEVGSPKENFRETTVQSENKNPDQEGLKAGSRENDSSQNEMWESNTEQDRAGETEDIDV
- the l3mbtl2 gene encoding lethal(3)malignant brain tumor-like protein 2 isoform X1; the encoded protein is MPYHCVAYGCGKTVEDGVTLFRFPKDPDEFRKWEKQVQRTRVKWVATSFSHLCSEHFGKEYFEDKMPSGTLKLRPGAAPTVFVRPHCSSCGGVGCKQCLPSIQRRASAAETAERKNNGEHKGKEDDDKNIRKEECVPKVRVIRREKARSDGPLICEMCGTTGTFSTFFSKSKRFCSLSCSRSYSSNSKRSSILARLQGRPPSKKATVLNRMNKTSPTAGVEAHSVFDWGSYLTTEAALAAPVSGFAHAPLSSDWDDVVVGMKVEVLNTNAVLSNKVYWIATVLQVAGYKALLRYEGYEHDSSHDFWCSIVSGELNPIGWCSMTSKLLVPPQDAKNISDWKLYLMKKLVGSTTLPVDFYVKLAESMKPSFRVGTRVEVVDPKHVSRTRLAVVDAVVGGRLRLVYADQSDVPDNVVFDFWCHMWSPLVHPLGWSKTVGHTIKAYGSNMEASSNPKGNSENMFQGLFKKPRIVYMGEGFFEEGMKLEAIDPLNLGNICVATVHKVLLDGYLMVGIDGTELNNGADWFCYHASSHAILPINFCKRNDITLTVPRGSDPQTFTWDKYLQETKATAAPARLFNTDNPGHGFSPNMKLEAVDLMEPRLVCVATVKRCVGRLLLIHFDGWEDEFDQWVDHQSPDIYPVGWCELVGYQLQPPPGLGENISHLTENHSAQYKKPKPIVHGRKRRKYGRKRMIQEQASDASNELPESSQSSQPEIPAIKTEAEEQEIAPVQVKVEEMETPIENPHKTRQASLRPVKQEKTEQQTESMRTDREEVGSPKENFRETTVQSENKNPDQEGLKAGSRENDSSQNEMWESNTEQDRAGETEDIDV
- the l3mbtl2 gene encoding lethal(3)malignant brain tumor-like protein 2 isoform X3 → MPKTCCVDSCLSRRSDFVYHRFPVSDPERLRQWLFTLGMDPNTPVHVVSKIFVCQKHFQPDDYLETDSCVRRRGPLLKITAVPTECVDDLFGVPFRRKVGRPPSKKATVLNRMNKTSPTAGVEAHSVFDWGSYLTTEAALAAPVSGFAHAPLSSDWDDVVVGMKVEVLNTNAVLSNKVYWIATVLQVAGYKALLRYEGYEHDSSHDFWCSIVSGELNPIGWCSMTSKLLVPPQDAKNISDWKLYLMKKLVGSTTLPVDFYVKLAESMKPSFRVGTRVEVVDPKHVSRTRLAVVDAVVGGRLRLVYADQSDVPDNVVFDFWCHMWSPLVHPLGWSKTVGHTIKAYGSNMEASSNPKGNSENMFQGLFKKPRIVYMGEGFFEEGMKLEAIDPLNLGNICVATVHKVLLDGYLMVGIDGTELNNGADWFCYHASSHAILPINFCKRNDITLTVPRGSDPQTFTWDKYLQETKATAAPARLFNTDNPGHGFSPNMKLEAVDLMEPRLVCVATVKRCVGRLLLIHFDGWEDEFDQWVDHQSPDIYPVGWCELVGYQLQPPPGLGENISHLTENHSAQYKKPKPIVHGRKRRKYGRKRMIQEQASDASNELPESSQSSQPEIPAIKTEAEEQEIAPVQVKVEEMETPIENPHKTRQASLRPVKQEKTEQQTESMRTDREEVGSPKENFRETTVQSENKNPDQEGLKAGSRENDSSQNEMWESNTEQDRAGETEDIDV